One stretch of Schlesneria sp. DSM 10557 DNA includes these proteins:
- a CDS encoding acyl-CoA dehydrogenase family protein: MMISKEDKERLIGQSEAADRDPQWPASSWSVLEKSGALRWSIPRAYGGDGLAPVDILIRTEELAASCLTTAFILSQREAGVRQLLKGPERLQSRFLPALAQGNMFLTVGLSQLSTSRQHLGPSLRATPLESGGFQIDGEIPWVTGADAAAVIIIGASTTDSRQILVMLETNRPGVSIEPPLPLSALTGSRTSLVRCVQVEVPPEMLLAGPAESVLGRVGGGGLETSCLAMGLSAAAIEFIQQESVKRPDLAEIASKLDANRHELRQRLHLFATSPPRDSQEVLTLRADCTTLALRSTQTSLMIAKGGGFVAPHPAQRWARQALFFLVWSCPRPVVEGVLSELTT, translated from the coding sequence ATGATGATTTCGAAAGAAGACAAAGAACGACTGATCGGCCAGAGTGAAGCAGCCGACCGTGACCCCCAGTGGCCAGCTTCCTCCTGGAGCGTACTTGAGAAATCAGGCGCACTCCGCTGGTCCATCCCGCGCGCCTACGGTGGTGATGGGCTTGCTCCAGTCGATATTCTCATCCGAACTGAAGAGCTTGCCGCGTCGTGCCTGACCACGGCGTTTATTCTGAGCCAGCGTGAAGCGGGAGTTCGGCAACTGCTTAAAGGGCCAGAACGCCTGCAGTCACGTTTTCTGCCTGCTCTCGCCCAAGGAAATATGTTCCTGACTGTGGGACTGTCACAGTTATCGACTTCCAGGCAGCATTTGGGGCCCTCATTGCGGGCAACGCCTCTCGAATCCGGTGGCTTTCAGATCGACGGCGAGATTCCGTGGGTGACGGGAGCGGATGCCGCTGCCGTCATCATCATTGGGGCAAGCACCACGGATTCGCGGCAGATTCTGGTGATGCTGGAGACGAACCGCCCGGGTGTCAGCATCGAACCTCCCCTGCCCCTGTCCGCATTGACCGGTTCGCGGACCAGTCTGGTCCGTTGCGTCCAAGTCGAAGTCCCTCCTGAAATGCTGTTGGCCGGCCCCGCGGAAAGCGTCCTCGGTAGAGTTGGTGGAGGTGGATTGGAAACCTCCTGTCTGGCGATGGGCCTGTCCGCAGCAGCGATCGAATTCATCCAGCAGGAATCTGTGAAGCGTCCCGATCTCGCCGAGATTGCCTCCAAGCTGGATGCCAACAGACACGAACTAAGACAGCGACTGCACCTGTTCGCGACATCACCGCCGAGGGATTCTCAGGAAGTACTCACTTTGCGAGCAGACTGCACGACGCTCGCTTTACGATCCACTCAGACATCACTCATGATTGCGAAGGGGGGCGGGTTCGTTGCACCCCATCCAGCGCAGCGATGGGCCAGGCAAGCACTTTTTTTCCTGGTTTGGTCCTGCCCGCGCCCTGTCGTCGAAGGGGTCTTATCGGAACTGACCACCTGA
- a CDS encoding cellulase family glycosylhydrolase — protein sequence MIRIHQAVIPILLVLLSSEFCVARAEQGDSIENNGQQTPTTTMETVKVANDLKGFVMHPSGKKFIPWGHNYASADILERLSKDPERVKREFAEMKAAGTNVARIHPELPRLLRGPSDVDQQGIDGIKQLLDIAQQSGIHLKITGLANYRIKDRPVWYDKLSEADRWKTQAFFWESIARACASSPAVFAYDLVNEPGAAGKPEEGWYMGRMGDVEFCQRLSLTPGDRNGDAIYREWTQLMVASIRRHDPTRLITMGMLPFPGAYKAASEYLDFVSPHLYPKSGKVDEEIALLKKFDWGKPIVIGETFPLTCSQDDEREFLLKSREYSQGWIGHWPDHSPKDLDARRKSGTATIEDQIWLSWVELFEEIGTAMTSHE from the coding sequence ATGATCAGAATCCATCAGGCCGTCATTCCGATTCTTTTGGTTCTTCTCTCAAGTGAGTTCTGCGTCGCGCGAGCGGAGCAGGGAGATTCTATTGAGAACAATGGACAGCAAACACCGACGACCACGATGGAGACAGTCAAAGTCGCCAACGATCTGAAGGGCTTCGTGATGCACCCCTCTGGAAAGAAATTCATTCCTTGGGGCCACAATTACGCTTCCGCTGACATTCTTGAGCGGCTTTCGAAAGATCCCGAGCGAGTGAAGCGCGAATTCGCCGAAATGAAAGCGGCTGGAACGAATGTCGCCCGGATCCACCCCGAACTGCCCCGTCTCCTGCGGGGCCCGAGTGACGTGGATCAGCAGGGCATCGACGGAATCAAGCAGTTGCTCGACATTGCCCAGCAATCGGGGATCCATCTCAAAATTACGGGACTGGCGAACTACCGGATCAAGGACCGGCCAGTATGGTATGACAAGCTATCAGAGGCAGATCGCTGGAAGACACAGGCCTTTTTCTGGGAATCGATCGCTCGTGCCTGTGCCTCCAGCCCCGCCGTGTTTGCATATGATCTGGTGAACGAACCGGGCGCTGCGGGGAAACCGGAAGAGGGGTGGTATATGGGCCGTATGGGAGACGTCGAGTTTTGTCAGCGTTTAAGCCTCACTCCGGGTGACCGAAACGGCGACGCGATTTATCGCGAGTGGACGCAGCTGATGGTGGCCTCCATTCGTCGCCACGACCCGACACGTCTCATCACCATGGGGATGTTGCCGTTCCCCGGGGCTTATAAAGCGGCATCTGAGTATCTCGATTTTGTTTCACCCCACCTGTATCCCAAATCGGGAAAAGTGGACGAGGAAATCGCTCTGTTGAAGAAATTTGACTGGGGCAAGCCAATTGTGATTGGAGAAACCTTTCCTTTAACGTGTAGCCAAGACGATGAACGAGAATTCCTGCTCAAGAGCCGGGAATATTCCCAAGGCTGGATTGGTCACTGGCCTGACCACTCTCCAAAAGATCTGGATGCACGCAGAAAGTCGGGTACGGCAACGATTGAGGACCAGATCTGGCTATCTTGGGTCGAACTCTTCGAAGAAATCGGAACCGCAATGACCTCTCACGAATGA
- a CDS encoding acyl-[ACP]--phospholipid O-acyltransferase, with product MTTSPELPEQPAPPEQGDSSTAAGDSSLQAVGGEHTTVGLGSREFLCLLLVQFLTVLNDHTFRWLVIPIAKPKLGAAAAISLGLAAFTVPFIVFSSPAGFLADRFSKAWVIRCCKAAEIIVMALGFVALMWVNMSLLIAVVFLTGVLAALFSPSKSGSVPELVHPPLLSKANGLLGLVTVMPAALGCLVGNILASYAQPTPEDAITVKSLMPSLVLILGTAVAGWGISFGLRHIGAADKSRSFTWNLFSETAASLRVLKSSTSLFRTGIGIAFFWILASLAQMNMDQLGTKDLELSQRQIGILGLSLVMGLGLGSVVAGLWSGGRVELGIVPLGALGMSFWSVMLCLTGWFGHANPGWSLIVVCVSLFFLGASAGLFDVPLESFLQQESEPRYLGQVIGATNFLAFSGILLISGLYYLMIDRMGISPSTIFLMVGVGTIPVALYVIVLLPQAAIRFVFWLVVKLFYRVRPHGLTNIPQTGGALLTPNHISFVDGLLLLITVPRPVRFIIYADFVYNPRLNWLAKIFDAIPIKADGGPKTLIQSLRTASEALQNGELVCIFPEGGLTRTGHTQPFQPGMLRILKGTDAPVIPVYLHGLWGSFFSHRGGKIFRKWPQKWRHPVSIFFGEPLHQPQSVFDVQDRVQQLGAAAVETSRTHELTPARIFIRSMKKSLGQVRIADSSGVELTGGKLLTSVLAMRRVLLREVIGVDEQNVGILLPATAASAIINLSVALAGRTAVNLNFTTTEADMRHCIKEAKVRHILTSRKLLEKKPLDLGVEFVFLEDLKAKVTNFDKLAAAVGAYAVPAAVLERSLGLTRVRPTDVIAIIFTSGSTGEPKGVMLSNHNVSATVEAADQVFNITKKDCILGILPLFHCFGYVAAFWLPLCVKAKVVFHFNPLDARLIGELAQQHKATILFGTPTFLRGFLKRCDKEQFSSIDLVVVGAEKLPLDLAEQFREKFGIMPSEGYGTTETSGPACVNVADHRCEKVTQKGTKLGTVGRPLPGIVARSIDPDTKQPLPVGKEGIICIKGSNIMLGYLNHPEKTAVVLKDGWYETGDMGLVDEEGFVKITGRLSRFSKIGGEMVPHLRIEESLLKICEDPTSTEPGIPLAVTAVPDPKKGERLIVLHRALSKPVRQIIDELAATGLPTLWIPGSDGFIEVPEIPILGTGKLDLKGIKQAALAACEKSAIAKANSR from the coding sequence ATGACTACGTCTCCTGAATTACCAGAACAGCCTGCGCCTCCTGAACAAGGTGATTCGTCGACAGCGGCGGGAGATTCATCGCTCCAGGCTGTCGGGGGTGAGCACACTACGGTTGGGCTAGGCTCACGTGAATTCCTGTGTCTGTTGCTCGTCCAGTTTCTGACGGTTCTGAACGATCACACCTTTCGTTGGCTGGTGATACCGATCGCGAAACCGAAGCTGGGGGCTGCTGCTGCCATTTCTCTCGGATTGGCCGCATTCACGGTCCCATTTATCGTCTTCTCGAGCCCTGCTGGATTTCTGGCGGACCGCTTTTCGAAAGCATGGGTGATCCGCTGTTGCAAGGCTGCCGAGATCATCGTGATGGCCTTGGGTTTTGTCGCCCTCATGTGGGTAAACATGTCGCTGCTGATTGCTGTCGTCTTTTTGACGGGGGTTCTCGCGGCGCTGTTTTCTCCGTCGAAATCCGGCTCGGTCCCGGAGTTAGTTCACCCCCCTCTGCTCTCAAAAGCGAACGGTCTGCTGGGACTGGTTACTGTGATGCCGGCAGCGCTGGGGTGTCTCGTAGGGAATATTCTCGCCTCGTACGCTCAACCGACACCCGAAGACGCTATCACAGTCAAATCGCTGATGCCGTCACTGGTGCTCATTCTAGGGACCGCAGTCGCAGGATGGGGGATTAGCTTTGGTCTGCGTCACATCGGCGCAGCTGACAAGTCCCGTTCCTTCACCTGGAATCTGTTCTCGGAAACCGCCGCCTCACTGCGGGTGCTGAAGTCCAGCACGTCGCTGTTCCGGACCGGCATCGGCATCGCGTTTTTCTGGATTCTGGCTTCTTTAGCACAGATGAACATGGATCAACTCGGGACGAAAGATCTGGAATTATCTCAGCGGCAGATTGGCATTCTCGGGTTATCGCTGGTGATGGGACTGGGGCTTGGCAGTGTCGTGGCGGGGCTTTGGTCGGGCGGTCGCGTGGAACTCGGGATCGTCCCGCTGGGGGCACTCGGAATGTCGTTCTGGTCAGTGATGCTGTGTCTAACCGGATGGTTCGGTCACGCGAACCCAGGCTGGTCACTAATTGTTGTCTGTGTCTCACTGTTCTTTCTCGGGGCCAGCGCCGGATTGTTCGATGTTCCTCTGGAGTCATTTCTGCAGCAGGAGAGTGAGCCTCGATATCTGGGGCAGGTCATCGGTGCGACGAACTTCCTTGCTTTCAGCGGGATCTTGCTGATCTCGGGCCTGTACTATTTGATGATTGATCGGATGGGCATTTCGCCAAGTACGATCTTCCTGATGGTGGGAGTGGGGACAATTCCCGTTGCGTTGTACGTTATCGTATTGCTTCCCCAGGCCGCGATCCGATTCGTATTCTGGCTGGTCGTCAAGCTGTTCTACAGGGTGCGGCCGCATGGGCTTACGAATATCCCGCAGACAGGTGGGGCATTGCTGACCCCCAATCACATCAGCTTTGTTGACGGGCTCTTACTTCTGATCACTGTGCCGCGGCCTGTCCGTTTTATTATCTACGCCGATTTCGTCTATAACCCCAGGTTGAACTGGCTGGCAAAGATTTTCGATGCCATTCCCATTAAGGCCGATGGGGGGCCGAAGACGTTAATTCAATCCCTGCGAACCGCAAGTGAGGCGCTACAGAACGGAGAGCTGGTCTGCATCTTTCCGGAAGGGGGACTGACTCGAACGGGGCATACTCAGCCATTCCAGCCAGGGATGCTGCGAATTCTCAAAGGGACTGACGCCCCGGTCATCCCCGTTTACTTGCACGGTTTGTGGGGCAGCTTTTTCAGCCATCGAGGGGGAAAGATCTTCCGAAAGTGGCCTCAGAAATGGCGACATCCGGTTTCGATCTTTTTTGGTGAGCCACTTCACCAACCGCAATCTGTGTTTGACGTACAGGACCGTGTTCAACAACTGGGAGCTGCTGCCGTGGAGACGAGTAGAACGCACGAATTGACCCCCGCTCGCATTTTTATCCGCTCAATGAAGAAGTCACTGGGGCAGGTTCGGATCGCTGATTCCAGTGGCGTCGAGTTGACGGGGGGAAAACTGCTGACGTCAGTGCTGGCGATGAGGCGTGTGTTGCTGCGTGAGGTTATCGGAGTTGACGAACAGAACGTCGGTATCCTGCTTCCTGCAACGGCGGCTTCGGCGATCATCAACCTGTCCGTGGCCCTGGCGGGCAGGACGGCAGTCAATTTGAACTTTACGACGACCGAAGCGGATATGCGTCACTGCATCAAGGAGGCCAAGGTGAGGCACATTCTCACCAGCCGGAAGTTGCTTGAGAAAAAGCCACTTGATCTGGGTGTCGAGTTCGTTTTCCTTGAAGACCTCAAGGCGAAGGTGACCAACTTTGACAAGCTCGCTGCGGCCGTCGGAGCGTACGCGGTTCCTGCTGCTGTTCTCGAGCGATCGCTGGGACTGACACGCGTTCGTCCGACTGACGTCATCGCGATCATTTTCACGTCAGGTTCTACTGGTGAGCCAAAAGGCGTGATGCTGTCAAATCACAATGTCAGTGCGACGGTCGAGGCGGCGGATCAGGTCTTCAACATCACGAAGAAGGACTGCATCCTGGGAATTCTGCCGCTATTCCACTGTTTCGGCTATGTGGCTGCATTCTGGCTGCCGCTGTGCGTGAAGGCGAAGGTCGTCTTTCACTTCAATCCACTGGACGCACGCTTGATCGGAGAGCTGGCTCAACAACACAAGGCAACGATTCTGTTTGGAACTCCGACCTTCCTGCGAGGGTTTCTTAAGAGATGTGACAAAGAGCAATTCAGTTCGATCGACCTGGTCGTCGTCGGTGCAGAGAAACTACCCCTGGACCTGGCTGAACAGTTCCGAGAGAAATTCGGGATCATGCCGTCCGAAGGCTACGGAACAACTGAAACATCCGGTCCCGCCTGCGTCAACGTGGCCGACCATCGCTGCGAGAAAGTCACTCAGAAAGGTACCAAACTCGGGACCGTCGGACGTCCCCTTCCTGGCATTGTGGCCAGATCCATCGACCCCGACACCAAACAGCCACTTCCGGTCGGCAAGGAAGGAATTATCTGCATCAAGGGCTCGAACATCATGCTCGGCTACTTGAACCATCCCGAGAAGACGGCCGTCGTTCTGAAGGATGGTTGGTACGAAACGGGGGACATGGGGCTGGTGGATGAGGAAGGGTTTGTGAAGATCACCGGTCGACTCAGCCGCTTCTCAAAGATCGGTGGTGAGATGGTTCCTCATCTGCGCATCGAAGAATCGCTGCTGAAGATTTGTGAAGACCCGACCAGTACTGAACCCGGAATTCCTCTGGCTGTGACAGCCGTGCCCGACCCCAAGAAGGGTGAACGACTGATTGTGCTTCATCGGGCACTGTCGAAACCAGTCAGGCAGATCATTGATGAACTCGCAGCGACAGGTCTGCCGACGTTGTGGATACCCGGCAGTGACGGTTTTATCGAAGTGCCCGAGATTCCCATTCTCGGTACGGGAAAACTGGATTTGAAGGGAATCAAGCAGGCCGCACTTGCTGCGTGCGAGAAGTCAGCCATTGCGAAGGCCAACTCCCGTTGA
- a CDS encoding NAD(P)-dependent alcohol dehydrogenase, whose amino-acid sequence MKAAVFVEPGRIVLTDKPIPQVGPRDALIRVTTTTICGTDVHILKGEYPVVRGLTIGHEPVGVVEELGAAVTGYSVGQRVIAGAITPCGQCHSCLGGNQSQCGGKPMGGWRLGNTIDGCQAEYVLIPDAMANLAPIPDNLTDEQVLMCPDIMSTGFVGAERGGVRIGDSVAVFAQGPIGLCATIGARLRGASQLFAVDGLNERLTVSRHLGADTTINFREQNPVDAILSATNGRGVDVAIEALGTQSTLESCLRVLRPGGVLSSLGVYSGKLTLPPDAFAAGLGDHSIITSLCPGGKERMRRLMNVVESGRADLRPFVTHRFKLDQIEEAYDLFANQRDGVIKIAITT is encoded by the coding sequence ATGAAAGCCGCAGTCTTTGTCGAACCTGGTCGTATCGTTCTAACAGACAAGCCAATCCCACAGGTCGGTCCGCGTGACGCGTTGATCCGTGTAACGACGACAACAATCTGCGGTACCGACGTGCATATTCTTAAAGGGGAATATCCCGTTGTGCGTGGGCTGACAATCGGGCACGAGCCCGTCGGTGTCGTTGAAGAGCTTGGTGCAGCCGTGACCGGCTACTCCGTTGGCCAACGTGTGATCGCAGGCGCAATCACACCCTGCGGACAGTGTCACTCGTGCCTGGGAGGCAACCAGTCCCAGTGCGGCGGTAAGCCGATGGGGGGATGGCGACTGGGGAACACGATCGATGGGTGTCAGGCCGAGTACGTCCTGATTCCTGATGCTATGGCGAACCTTGCCCCGATCCCTGATAATCTGACCGACGAACAGGTCCTCATGTGCCCCGACATTATGAGCACAGGCTTTGTGGGAGCTGAGCGAGGGGGCGTTCGTATCGGAGACTCCGTTGCCGTGTTTGCTCAGGGGCCGATTGGCCTGTGTGCGACGATCGGGGCACGCCTTCGCGGAGCGAGTCAGCTCTTCGCGGTCGATGGACTGAATGAGCGGTTGACGGTTTCTCGTCATCTCGGCGCCGACACAACGATTAATTTTCGAGAACAAAACCCTGTCGATGCGATCCTGTCGGCGACAAATGGCCGTGGTGTAGATGTGGCCATCGAAGCTCTGGGGACCCAGTCAACACTCGAGAGCTGCCTGCGCGTACTCCGACCGGGTGGGGTGCTGTCCAGCTTGGGAGTCTATTCCGGCAAGCTGACATTGCCACCCGACGCGTTTGCGGCTGGCCTGGGCGACCACTCGATTATTACGAGTCTGTGTCCGGGCGGCAAAGAGCGCATGCGAAGACTGATGAATGTTGTGGAGTCAGGGCGAGCCGATCTACGTCCATTTGTGACGCACCGATTCAAGCTCGACCAGATTGAGGAGGCATACGACCTGTTCGCAAATCAACGCGATGGCGTCATCAAGATCGCCATCACGACCTGA
- a CDS encoding Ku protein has protein sequence MRTSMRLIRRKRYLNMAKRQGKSKASGQRASWKGQLSFGLVSFPVEAFNALNRQDSDIHFHQLHAKCHRRIQYEKVCPVHGPVKGDEIVKGYEVSRGKYVEFDPDELSALRTEREKGLQVDAFLSPETIDPLYFDGRKYYVLPAGKSSEKAYDVVLKAMELEEQYGVGRIVMSGKDQIVLLRPMRGVLQMAMLNYSAEILDPKSRKASVLNGSKELKMARSIVRQWADPDFDFNQYQDNYRERVEDLIESKMKDHHVEEPIADEDEPVTLNLMEALQKSLAQTGKRKQTPTRKTRKTRSA, from the coding sequence ATGCGAACTTCGATGCGCCTGATTCGACGGAAGAGGTACCTCAATATGGCGAAGCGACAGGGCAAATCAAAGGCAAGCGGGCAACGGGCGAGCTGGAAAGGGCAGCTCAGTTTTGGTCTGGTCTCGTTCCCCGTAGAGGCGTTCAACGCGCTGAATCGGCAGGATAGCGACATTCACTTCCACCAGCTTCACGCGAAGTGTCATCGTCGGATTCAATACGAAAAAGTCTGTCCAGTTCATGGCCCGGTGAAGGGAGACGAGATCGTTAAGGGTTACGAGGTATCCAGAGGAAAGTATGTTGAGTTCGACCCGGATGAACTGAGTGCGCTGCGGACTGAACGAGAAAAAGGCCTGCAGGTTGATGCCTTTCTTTCGCCTGAAACGATTGATCCCCTCTATTTTGACGGCCGGAAGTACTACGTGCTTCCTGCCGGGAAATCGTCAGAGAAAGCTTACGATGTGGTCTTGAAAGCCATGGAACTCGAAGAACAATACGGCGTCGGTCGGATTGTCATGTCGGGTAAAGACCAGATCGTGCTTCTGCGACCAATGCGCGGAGTGCTGCAGATGGCTATGCTGAATTACTCTGCAGAAATTCTGGATCCAAAATCTCGAAAGGCATCGGTTTTGAACGGTTCGAAAGAGCTGAAGATGGCTCGGTCGATCGTCCGTCAGTGGGCGGATCCCGACTTTGATTTCAATCAGTACCAAGACAACTATCGTGAACGGGTCGAGGATCTGATTGAATCAAAAATGAAAGACCACCATGTCGAAGAACCAATTGCGGATGAAGACGAACCTGTGACGCTCAACCTGATGGAAGCGCTGCAGAAAAGTCTTGCGCAGACTGGTAAACGCAAACAGACTCCCACTCGGAAAACGCGGAAAACACGTTCCGCGTAA